A genomic stretch from Desulfotignum balticum DSM 7044 includes:
- a CDS encoding TonB-dependent receptor, giving the protein MKFMQQFMAVCFVMAALSAGAGESGPDKVILDDVVVTGTKLVTPTKQTNETVYTGSEITRDGLDALGSKAAVSVYEAINILPGITVESIDPYGLAAEQKNIRVRGVRGFLGAMTVAGVPNYGGNPMGPREYIYDTENFDSIAVYKGAVPADLGTGVGARGGAVDLRPKWPEEEFGVNVSQGIGTHNYSRSFIRLDSGSLPRTGTGLSLSLSHTDAEKWKGPGDLGPRKNVNVMLRQPMPTGDEVKFWFNANDLNQDLYRPLTYSEVESLGSFYNKDYNSSLTGNKSDDINYYRYNRGDYANRDFLAEIPVTLSDTFRLKFKPYYTDEDTEILQGSASQGGIVIKRKRDIERYGMITQLDSHFSWGKASLGYWAEVSDMIIRQQNYDPITFAFKGYGMYMKSDDKGVAHSPFLKLAGSIGQFDWQAGLKYFHYTDPSSQGYVASAPDYTLKAASDLFREEKTYDEILPTLGVAYRLTDTVELNASYGRNQIRPYAYVPLVNIYNQNRTAFQAAGVTLDDMFSGYDMEISDNFEVGARFRFDRFEVVPTLFYSRHQNLLTTVYDPRVNLSYNQNVGDATGYGIEIESNFLINDHLNFFLNPSYTALTYDDDLTFQGAVRDTKDKQVLDTPEWTVKTGLIYTWKDFEIIPMIRYMSSRYGDAEHNEKVDDYVMADLKMGYTFNHFSFVDKLRLSLELTNLFDKEYVSVINAMDDSRAGNTSYYVGAPFTAMMTVSFDF; this is encoded by the coding sequence ATGAAATTCATGCAGCAGTTCATGGCAGTTTGTTTTGTGATGGCGGCTCTTTCCGCTGGTGCCGGGGAATCCGGCCCAGACAAAGTGATTCTGGATGATGTGGTTGTGACGGGTACAAAACTGGTGACCCCCACCAAGCAGACCAATGAAACGGTTTACACGGGAAGCGAGATCACCCGGGATGGTCTGGATGCACTGGGAAGCAAGGCTGCGGTCAGCGTTTATGAGGCGATCAATATTCTTCCCGGAATCACGGTTGAAAGCATCGACCCATATGGTCTGGCAGCGGAACAAAAAAATATCCGGGTCCGGGGGGTCCGCGGATTTCTGGGTGCCATGACCGTGGCAGGGGTTCCCAACTATGGGGGCAATCCCATGGGGCCCAGGGAATATATTTATGATACGGAAAATTTCGACAGCATTGCCGTTTACAAAGGCGCCGTTCCGGCAGATCTCGGCACGGGCGTGGGGGCCCGGGGCGGGGCTGTGGATCTCAGGCCCAAATGGCCTGAAGAGGAGTTCGGTGTGAATGTCAGCCAGGGAATCGGCACCCACAATTACAGCCGAAGCTTTATCCGGTTAGATTCCGGAAGCCTGCCCCGAACCGGGACCGGGCTGTCCCTTTCCCTGTCCCATACAGATGCGGAAAAATGGAAAGGCCCCGGTGATCTCGGACCCAGAAAGAATGTGAATGTCATGTTACGCCAGCCCATGCCCACCGGTGACGAGGTCAAATTCTGGTTCAACGCCAATGATCTGAATCAGGATCTCTACCGGCCGTTGACTTATAGTGAAGTTGAATCTCTGGGCAGTTTTTACAACAAAGACTACAACAGCAGCCTGACCGGCAATAAGAGCGATGATATCAACTATTACCGATACAACCGGGGTGACTACGCCAACCGGGATTTTCTGGCTGAAATACCGGTCACGCTTTCAGACACATTTCGTCTTAAATTCAAACCATATTATACGGATGAAGACACTGAAATTCTGCAAGGATCTGCTTCACAAGGCGGAATTGTCATCAAAAGGAAGCGGGATATTGAAAGGTACGGGATGATCACTCAGCTTGATTCCCACTTTTCATGGGGCAAGGCTTCTCTGGGGTATTGGGCCGAGGTGTCCGACATGATCATCCGGCAGCAAAATTACGACCCAATCACCTTTGCGTTCAAAGGATACGGCATGTACATGAAAAGTGACGACAAAGGTGTGGCCCACAGTCCGTTTCTGAAACTGGCCGGCAGCATCGGACAATTCGACTGGCAGGCCGGTCTCAAATATTTTCACTACACGGATCCTTCGAGCCAGGGATATGTCGCATCCGCGCCTGACTACACGCTGAAAGCGGCTTCGGATCTTTTCCGGGAAGAAAAGACTTATGATGAAATTCTTCCGACACTGGGCGTGGCATACCGGCTGACAGACACCGTGGAATTGAACGCCAGTTACGGGCGCAACCAGATCAGGCCCTATGCCTATGTCCCGCTGGTCAACATTTACAACCAGAACCGCACCGCATTTCAGGCGGCAGGTGTGACGCTTGACGATATGTTCAGCGGCTATGACATGGAAATCTCAGACAATTTCGAGGTGGGGGCGCGGTTCCGGTTTGACCGGTTCGAAGTGGTGCCGACCCTGTTTTATTCAAGGCACCAGAACCTGTTGACCACTGTCTATGATCCAAGAGTGAACCTGAGTTACAACCAGAACGTCGGGGATGCCACCGGCTACGGGATCGAAATCGAGTCCAATTTTCTGATCAATGACCACCTGAACTTCTTTTTGAACCCTTCCTATACAGCATTGACATACGATGACGACCTGACATTTCAGGGGGCTGTCCGCGATACAAAGGACAAACAGGTGCTGGACACCCCTGAGTGGACCGTCAAAACCGGTTTGATCTACACCTGGAAGGATTTTGAGATAATTCCCATGATACGATATATGAGCAGCCGCTATGGCGATGCCGAACATAATGAAAAAGTGGATGATTATGTAATGGCTGATCTGAAAATGGGGTATACCTTCAACCATTTTTCTTTTGTGGACAAACTCAGGCTGTCCCTGGAATTGACCAACCTGTTTGACAAGGAATATGTATCCGTGATCAATGCCATGGATGACAGCCGGGCGGGAAACACCAGCTATTACGTAGGCGCCCCTTTTACGGCAATGATGACGGTATCGTTTGATTTCTAA